In Arthrobacter citreus, a genomic segment contains:
- the murC gene encoding UDP-N-acetylmuramate--L-alanine ligase produces MSTLKLPDLGRVHFIGLGGAGMSAVARVMIGQGVTVSGSDSRDSPGLRALEALGATVFVGQEAANVEQADTVVISTAIRPGNPELSAARSRGLRVIHRSVALAAAMGTQDVVAVAGTHGKTTTTAMVTVLLREAGMDPSFAIGGDVAALGVNAAHGSGNVFVAEADESDGSFLNYLPRITVITNVEADHLDHYGTEEAVFASFDRFVRLLPADGLLVACADDPGAADVVARSGAARVRTYGYSENADIRITDTRPVASGSVSLLRFSLDGLECEQELRLMVPGAHNIRNAAAAFTVGLGLGVDPARAAAGLSVFSGAARRFEAKGAVRGVRVFDDYAHHPTELVAALQAARTVAGEHRVHVLFQPHLFSRTLAFAHEFAAALELADSATVLDIYAAREDPVPGVTSELITSRVNRPGGYAPDASAAVRDICRRAEAGDIILTVGAGDVTQYGAVLVQELARTGEAAGNAFDAAAGESASEPAAAAPAAARNESRG; encoded by the coding sequence ATGAGCACGCTGAAACTGCCGGACCTGGGACGGGTGCACTTCATTGGACTCGGGGGAGCGGGCATGTCAGCCGTGGCCCGCGTGATGATCGGACAGGGCGTCACAGTATCCGGTTCGGACTCGCGCGATTCACCCGGTCTCCGTGCCCTCGAAGCCCTCGGCGCCACCGTATTTGTCGGCCAGGAGGCCGCGAACGTGGAGCAGGCGGACACAGTGGTGATTTCCACTGCCATCCGGCCCGGCAACCCGGAACTCTCCGCGGCACGCTCCCGGGGGCTGCGGGTCATTCACCGTTCCGTGGCCCTGGCTGCGGCCATGGGCACCCAGGATGTGGTCGCCGTTGCCGGAACGCACGGAAAAACCACCACCACGGCCATGGTGACCGTCCTGCTGCGGGAAGCCGGAATGGATCCGTCCTTCGCCATCGGCGGCGACGTTGCCGCCCTGGGTGTCAATGCGGCGCACGGCAGTGGAAACGTGTTCGTGGCCGAGGCTGATGAATCGGACGGATCGTTCCTGAACTATCTTCCCCGGATCACTGTCATCACCAACGTGGAGGCGGACCACCTGGACCATTACGGCACCGAGGAAGCGGTTTTTGCCTCCTTCGACCGCTTTGTCCGGCTGCTGCCGGCGGACGGGCTGCTGGTGGCCTGCGCCGATGATCCCGGCGCCGCCGACGTCGTGGCCCGCTCCGGCGCCGCACGGGTGCGCACTTACGGGTACAGCGAGAATGCCGACATCCGCATCACTGACACCCGGCCGGTGGCCAGCGGGTCCGTTTCCCTGCTGCGCTTCAGCCTAGACGGCCTGGAATGCGAGCAGGAGCTGCGGCTGATGGTGCCGGGGGCGCATAACATCCGTAATGCAGCCGCCGCCTTCACCGTGGGCCTTGGCCTGGGCGTGGATCCGGCACGGGCCGCCGCTGGGCTGTCAGTGTTTTCCGGTGCCGCCCGCCGGTTCGAGGCCAAGGGCGCCGTGCGCGGCGTTCGGGTTTTTGACGACTACGCCCACCACCCGACCGAACTCGTGGCCGCCCTCCAGGCAGCGCGCACCGTTGCCGGAGAGCATCGTGTGCACGTATTGTTCCAGCCCCATCTCTTCAGCCGCACCCTGGCCTTTGCCCATGAATTTGCCGCCGCCCTGGAACTGGCCGACAGCGCCACGGTGCTGGATATTTACGCCGCCCGCGAGGACCCCGTGCCGGGGGTGACCAGCGAGCTGATCACCTCCCGGGTCAACCGGCCCGGCGGCTACGCCCCCGACGCATCCGCTGCGGTGCGGGACATCTGCCGCCGCGCCGAAGCCGGGGACATCATTCTGACGGTGGGGGCGGGTGACGTGACCCAGTACGGCGCAGTGCTGGTGCAGGAACTGGCCCGCACCGGGGAAGCCGCCGGGAATGCCTTCGATGCTGCCGCAGGCGAATCCGCCTCCGAACCTGCCGCCGCGGCCCCTGCCGCGGCCCGGAATGAATCCCGTGGGTAG
- a CDS encoding polyphenol oxidase family protein, with protein MFWWQTQAGDGLRVAFTNTEAGNLALHVGDDPVQVLQRRAALEKVMGVPDKALKFMNQVHSADVALTGSGDPSAAAPTADSLVSTDGSAPLAVMVADCVPVVLIGGTPGGGVVTAAAHAGRKGLLGGVLVNTVDRMRAAGAADIRAWIGPAVCGECYEVPGAMLEEAAALMPQVRSRTRRGTPALDLPAGAAAQLAALDVDVVRVGGCTLESGDLYSHRRSSSSGRFAGLVWRS; from the coding sequence ATGTTTTGGTGGCAGACGCAGGCCGGTGACGGCCTGAGGGTCGCATTCACCAATACGGAGGCGGGCAACCTCGCTTTGCATGTCGGGGATGACCCCGTGCAGGTGCTGCAGCGCCGGGCGGCCCTGGAAAAGGTCATGGGCGTCCCTGACAAGGCGCTGAAGTTTATGAACCAGGTGCACTCCGCGGACGTTGCGCTGACCGGATCCGGGGACCCCTCTGCGGCCGCACCGACTGCCGATTCCCTTGTCAGCACCGACGGAAGCGCGCCCCTGGCGGTTATGGTGGCCGACTGTGTGCCCGTTGTCCTGATTGGCGGAACGCCCGGCGGCGGCGTGGTGACCGCCGCGGCACATGCCGGCCGCAAAGGGCTGCTGGGCGGCGTCCTGGTCAACACGGTGGACCGGATGCGGGCAGCCGGAGCCGCGGATATCAGGGCATGGATCGGTCCGGCCGTGTGCGGGGAGTGCTACGAAGTCCCCGGCGCCATGCTGGAGGAAGCGGCCGCCCTGATGCCCCAGGTGCGCTCCCGTACCCGCCGGGGCACCCCTGCGCTGGACCTTCCCGCCGGCGCGGCTGCACAGCTTGCCGCGCTGGACGTGGATGTGGTGCGCGTCGGTGGCTGCACGCTGGAGTCCGGGGACCTCTACTCGCATCGGCGCTCCAGCAGCTCCGGACGGTTCGCGGGCCTCGTCTGGCGCAGCTGA
- the lspA gene encoding signal peptidase II: MTKSSEESGAASPAARSGAGAHVRPAWSGYALIMLACAVLALGLDQLTKWWVESTMTLGQITDVLPPVLRWHYILNPGAAFSIGTDYTWVFTIIMVAVSGFLVYLMLKVRSLSWAIALGLVLGGALGNLTDRLFRAPSFGQGHVVDFIALPNFAIFNIADSCVVSGVILVCLLTLRGTGMDGKRDAPHGAGSDSEVNGGVNDGAANGGGAGGNDARETGAQDSKNGEDKQ, encoded by the coding sequence ATGACCAAATCATCTGAGGAATCCGGGGCCGCCAGTCCCGCTGCCCGATCGGGGGCAGGCGCACACGTGCGTCCGGCGTGGTCCGGTTACGCCCTGATCATGCTGGCCTGCGCCGTCCTGGCGCTTGGCCTGGACCAGCTGACCAAGTGGTGGGTGGAAAGCACCATGACCCTTGGCCAGATTACCGACGTGCTGCCGCCCGTGCTGCGCTGGCACTACATCCTCAACCCGGGCGCGGCGTTCTCCATCGGCACCGACTACACCTGGGTATTCACCATCATCATGGTGGCCGTGAGCGGCTTCCTGGTGTACCTGATGCTCAAGGTGCGCTCCCTGTCCTGGGCCATCGCGCTGGGCCTGGTCCTCGGCGGAGCCCTCGGCAACCTGACAGACCGGCTGTTCCGCGCTCCCTCCTTCGGGCAGGGTCACGTGGTGGACTTCATCGCCCTGCCAAACTTCGCCATCTTCAACATTGCCGACTCCTGCGTGGTCAGCGGTGTGATCCTGGTGTGCCTGCTGACCCTGCGCGGCACGGGCATGGACGGGAAGCGGGACGCGCCGCACGGTGCCGGCAGCGACAGCGAGGTGAACGGCGGCGTAAATGACGGCGCGGCGAACGGCGGCGGCGCCGGAGGAAACGATGCCCGGGAAACCGGAGCGCAAGATTCGAAGAACGGCGAAGACAAACAATGA
- the ftsZ gene encoding cell division protein FtsZ, translated as MAAPQNYLAVIKVVGIGGGGVNAVNRMIDVGLRGVEFIAINTDAQALLMSDADVKLDVGRELTRGLGAGADPEVGRKAAEDHAEEIEEVLRGADMVFVTAGEGGGTGTGGAPVVARIARSLGALTIGVVTRPFTFEGRRRSNQAESGIDTLRDEVDTLIVIPNDRLLSISDRNVSMLDAFRSADQVLLSGVQGITDLITTPGLINLDFADVKSVMQGAGSALMGIGSARGEDRAVKAAELAIASPLLEASIDGAHGVLLSIQGGSDLGLFEINEAARLVQEVAHPEANIIFGAVIDDALGDEARVTVIAAGFDQVDVTSQPVSHKPAEPATPPVSAPAAGGYAGAAPASAGLSAWSQRSNQHSDVPADAGFDVDLPAVVESDLSTGRNDDLDVPDFLK; from the coding sequence GTGGCAGCACCGCAGAATTACTTGGCCGTCATCAAGGTCGTCGGCATCGGCGGCGGTGGCGTGAACGCCGTAAACCGGATGATTGACGTGGGACTCCGTGGAGTGGAGTTCATCGCGATCAACACCGATGCACAGGCACTGCTGATGAGCGACGCCGACGTGAAGCTCGACGTCGGCCGTGAGCTGACCCGCGGCCTGGGCGCCGGTGCGGATCCGGAGGTTGGCCGCAAGGCCGCCGAGGACCACGCCGAGGAGATCGAGGAAGTCCTTCGCGGGGCTGACATGGTCTTCGTCACCGCAGGCGAGGGTGGCGGCACCGGCACCGGCGGCGCTCCCGTCGTTGCCCGCATTGCCCGTTCGCTGGGTGCGCTGACCATTGGTGTGGTCACCCGCCCCTTCACCTTCGAGGGCCGCCGGCGTTCCAACCAGGCTGAGTCGGGCATCGACACCCTGCGCGACGAAGTCGACACCCTCATCGTGATCCCGAACGACCGCCTGCTGTCCATCAGCGACCGCAACGTGTCCATGCTGGATGCCTTCCGTTCAGCTGACCAGGTGCTGCTTTCCGGTGTCCAGGGCATCACCGACCTGATCACCACCCCCGGCCTGATCAACCTTGACTTCGCCGACGTCAAGTCCGTCATGCAGGGTGCCGGTTCGGCGCTCATGGGCATCGGTTCAGCCCGAGGGGAGGACCGGGCCGTCAAGGCCGCCGAGCTGGCAATAGCTTCTCCTCTGCTGGAAGCCTCCATCGACGGCGCCCACGGTGTCCTGCTCTCGATCCAGGGCGGTTCCGATCTCGGCCTTTTCGAGATCAACGAAGCCGCACGCCTGGTCCAGGAAGTGGCCCACCCCGAAGCCAACATCATCTTCGGTGCCGTCATTGACGACGCCCTGGGTGACGAAGCACGCGTCACGGTTATTGCCGCCGGTTTCGACCAGGTGGATGTCACCTCCCAGCCGGTTTCCCACAAGCCGGCCGAGCCGGCAACCCCGCCGGTCAGCGCACCGGCAGCGGGCGGCTACGCAGGCGCAGCCCCCGCTTCCGCGGGCCTGTCCGCATGGTCGCAGCGCTCCAACCAGCACAGTGACGTTCCGGCCGACGCCGGTTTCGACGTCGACCTGCCGGCCGTCGTGGAATCGGACCTGTCCACGGGCCGCAACGATGACCTGGACGTTCCTGATTTCCTGAAGTAA
- a CDS encoding RluA family pseudouridine synthase encodes MNEIHTVLQIPEEADGGRADAVMAKLLDVSRSTAATWFTDGYFSMGGRPLAKSDRLSAGDKVTVDIPEQRDPLAVVVEPVEGLKILADDEHFVVIDKPVGVAAHPSPGWVGPTVVGGLAAAGYRISTSGAPERQGIVHRLDVGTSGAMVVAKTEHAYNVLKQAFKDRTVDKMYHAVVQGLPDPLRGTIDAPIGRHPSYDWRFAVLEGGRPSVTRYEVLEAFGKASLVEVHLETGRTHQIRVHFSALKHPCAGDLTYGAEAKLAAELGLTRQWLHARKLGFAHPETGEHVEVVSDYPQDLQYALDALQRGDV; translated from the coding sequence ATGAATGAGATCCATACCGTCCTGCAGATCCCGGAGGAGGCCGACGGCGGGCGCGCCGATGCCGTCATGGCCAAGCTCCTGGACGTTTCGCGTTCCACCGCCGCCACCTGGTTTACCGACGGCTACTTCAGCATGGGCGGCCGTCCGCTGGCCAAGTCGGACCGGCTGTCCGCCGGCGACAAGGTCACCGTCGACATTCCGGAACAGCGCGATCCGCTGGCCGTCGTCGTCGAACCCGTTGAAGGCCTGAAGATCCTGGCCGACGACGAGCACTTCGTCGTCATCGACAAGCCTGTGGGCGTTGCCGCGCACCCTTCCCCCGGCTGGGTGGGACCTACCGTCGTCGGCGGCCTGGCCGCAGCCGGCTACCGCATCTCCACCTCCGGAGCTCCGGAGCGGCAGGGCATTGTGCACCGGCTGGATGTCGGTACCTCCGGGGCCATGGTCGTGGCGAAGACCGAGCACGCCTACAACGTGCTGAAGCAGGCCTTCAAGGACCGCACCGTGGACAAGATGTACCACGCGGTGGTCCAGGGCCTTCCGGATCCGCTGCGGGGCACCATCGATGCGCCGATCGGCCGCCACCCCTCCTACGACTGGCGTTTCGCCGTGCTGGAGGGTGGACGCCCGTCAGTGACCCGCTACGAGGTGCTCGAAGCCTTCGGCAAGGCCTCCCTCGTGGAAGTGCACCTGGAAACCGGCCGGACCCATCAGATCCGCGTCCATTTCTCCGCCCTCAAGCACCCCTGTGCCGGAGATCTCACCTACGGCGCCGAGGCGAAACTTGCCGCCGAGCTGGGCCTGACCCGGCAGTGGCTGCACGCCCGGAAACTGGGCTTCGCCCATCCGGAAACCGGCGAACACGTGGAAGTTGTCAGCGACTATCCCCAGGACCTGCAGTACGCCCTGGACGCCCTGCAGCGCGGGGACGTTTAA
- a CDS encoding YggT family protein, which yields MSIIFSLLYLLLVLFYFALLLRIVYDAVQIFARQWRPKGPALVLASVIYGATDPPIRLLRRFIPPLRLGGISLDLAFIVLFILVAIARAIVGGLIL from the coding sequence GTGAGTATTATTTTTTCCCTGCTGTATCTGCTGCTGGTGCTCTTTTATTTTGCCCTGCTCCTGCGGATTGTTTATGACGCAGTCCAGATATTTGCCCGCCAATGGCGCCCGAAGGGGCCCGCCCTGGTGCTTGCCTCTGTGATCTACGGCGCAACCGATCCGCCCATCCGGCTCCTGCGGAGGTTCATTCCTCCACTGCGGCTTGGCGGCATCTCGCTGGATCTCGCCTTCATAGTGCTGTTCATCCTTGTGGCCATTGCCAGGGCAATCGTTGGCGGCCTCATCCTCTAG
- a CDS encoding cell division protein SepF produces the protein MAGAMRRTMIYLGLADGDENYEPEPKSQRDAPARSEEYTPEFERTERPERDAEPGPGPAPVTRTAVEEYRAPVTPIKRAPSSREEVAGLRQITTVHPRSYNDAKIIGESFRDGIPVIMNVTDMGEADAKRLVDFSAGLVFGLRGSIERVTNKVFLLSPSYVEVLGDDKKVSESQSAFFNQS, from the coding sequence ATGGCTGGCGCAATGCGCAGGACAATGATTTACCTTGGGCTCGCCGACGGTGACGAGAACTACGAGCCTGAGCCGAAGAGCCAGCGGGATGCCCCGGCGCGCAGCGAGGAATACACACCCGAGTTTGAGCGCACGGAACGTCCCGAGCGCGATGCCGAGCCAGGCCCGGGTCCGGCCCCGGTTACCCGCACCGCTGTTGAAGAATACCGGGCGCCGGTAACGCCGATTAAACGAGCTCCGTCATCCCGAGAGGAAGTGGCTGGCTTGCGCCAGATCACCACCGTCCACCCCCGTTCTTACAACGACGCCAAGATCATTGGCGAGAGTTTCCGCGACGGCATTCCCGTGATAATGAACGTCACCGACATGGGCGAAGCCGACGCCAAGCGCCTCGTGGATTTCTCCGCTGGCCTCGTGTTCGGGCTGCGCGGTAGCATTGAACGCGTGACCAACAAGGTATTCCTGCTGTCGCCTTCCTACGTGGAGGTGCTGGGGGATGACAAAAAGGTCAGCGAGTCCCAGTCGGCATTCTTCAACCAGAGCTGA
- a CDS encoding YggS family pyridoxal phosphate enzyme yields the protein MTSTTSSPDRAAELAERLERVRDRIRAAAPSGADPTLIVVTKYFPAADVELLARLGVTDVGENKDQEAAGKAADTASLGLSWHFIGQLQSNKAKSVVRYAQAVHSVDRPSLVTALAKAMAGEQQRRAGAGLEPRKDLECFLQVDLRNPSAANPSAAAGGSAAGAPAGTSAGTPGQGAPGGPARGGVLPAELPALADAAAAAPGLRLAGLMAVAPLDEDPLDAFGRLHNLSLQLREKYPEADAVSAGMSGDLEAALACGATHLRIGSDILGPRPPVR from the coding sequence ATGACTTCGACTACTTCCAGCCCTGACCGGGCCGCCGAGCTCGCGGAGCGGCTTGAGCGGGTCCGTGACCGCATCCGCGCAGCGGCGCCTTCAGGGGCGGATCCCACACTGATAGTGGTCACAAAATACTTCCCGGCCGCCGACGTCGAACTGCTGGCACGCTTGGGCGTCACCGATGTTGGCGAGAACAAGGACCAGGAGGCCGCCGGCAAAGCCGCGGACACTGCGTCCCTGGGGCTGTCATGGCACTTCATTGGCCAGCTCCAGAGCAACAAGGCCAAGTCCGTGGTCCGTTATGCACAGGCCGTCCACTCCGTTGACCGGCCCTCGCTCGTTACCGCGCTGGCCAAGGCCATGGCCGGGGAGCAGCAGCGGCGGGCCGGGGCGGGTCTTGAACCGCGGAAGGATCTGGAGTGCTTTCTCCAGGTTGACCTGCGAAATCCCTCAGCCGCTAACCCAAGCGCCGCCGCTGGCGGAAGCGCAGCCGGGGCGCCGGCTGGAACATCAGCCGGGACGCCGGGGCAGGGCGCCCCGGGCGGTCCGGCCCGCGGGGGAGTGCTGCCCGCGGAGCTGCCGGCGCTGGCCGATGCCGCAGCGGCTGCTCCCGGGCTTCGTCTGGCGGGGCTGATGGCCGTGGCACCGCTGGATGAGGATCCGCTGGATGCCTTTGGCCGGCTTCACAACCTGTCCCTGCAGCTGCGGGAAAAGTACCCCGAAGCGGACGCGGTGTCCGCGGGCATGAGCGGGGACCTTGAAGCGGCGTTGGCCTGCGGGGCGACACACCTGCGGATCGGCTCGGATATTCTCGGGCCGCGGCCCCCGGTACGGTAG
- the murG gene encoding undecaprenyldiphospho-muramoylpentapeptide beta-N-acetylglucosaminyltransferase, which yields MTQRPLSLVLAGGGTAGHISPLLAVAGAVRDSAPESRIKVVGTAAGMETRLVPAAGFELAVIDRVPMPRKPGPDLFRLPGRLKRAVSQAGDILDEAEADVVVGVGGYVSTPVYLAARRRKLPIIVHEANARPGLANRVGARFADVVATAFPDTNLPGARQVGMPMRREISGLNRHEARPGARAALGLDPDLPTLVVTGGSSGAASINRAVEEALPVLAAAGIQTLHITGRGKQLHTAEGALLAAEGYHQVEYVDGMEQAYAAADLLVARSGAGTVCEISAVGLPAVLVPLPHGNGEQALNGAGLAAAGGALLVSDALFTAQWISDKLIPLLADPAALEAMSAASAARGIRDADRQMAEFILEANVRSRA from the coding sequence ATGACGCAACGTCCCCTGTCCCTCGTCCTCGCCGGAGGCGGCACCGCCGGGCACATCAGCCCGCTCCTTGCGGTGGCCGGTGCCGTGCGGGACTCCGCGCCCGAGTCCCGCATCAAGGTTGTGGGCACCGCCGCCGGAATGGAAACGCGGCTGGTTCCCGCAGCAGGCTTCGAGCTCGCGGTCATTGACCGGGTGCCCATGCCGCGGAAGCCGGGACCGGACCTGTTCCGTCTGCCGGGCCGCCTCAAGCGCGCCGTATCCCAGGCCGGGGACATTCTCGACGAGGCGGAGGCCGACGTCGTCGTGGGCGTGGGCGGTTACGTTTCCACCCCGGTCTACCTGGCTGCACGCCGGAGGAAGCTGCCGATCATCGTGCACGAGGCCAACGCACGCCCGGGACTGGCCAACCGCGTGGGCGCCCGCTTTGCCGACGTCGTCGCCACGGCGTTCCCCGACACCAACCTCCCGGGCGCGCGCCAGGTGGGGATGCCCATGCGCCGGGAAATCTCCGGACTGAACCGCCACGAGGCCCGGCCCGGCGCCCGCGCCGCCCTGGGACTGGATCCGGATCTGCCCACCCTGGTGGTGACCGGCGGTTCCTCCGGCGCGGCATCCATCAACCGGGCCGTGGAAGAGGCCCTGCCCGTCTTGGCCGCAGCGGGAATCCAGACACTGCACATCACCGGACGCGGGAAGCAGCTGCACACCGCCGAGGGGGCACTGCTCGCCGCGGAGGGCTACCACCAGGTGGAATACGTGGACGGCATGGAGCAGGCGTATGCCGCCGCTGACCTGCTGGTGGCGCGCTCCGGAGCCGGGACGGTCTGCGAGATCAGCGCCGTCGGCCTGCCCGCGGTTCTGGTGCCGCTGCCGCACGGCAACGGGGAACAGGCACTGAACGGTGCCGGACTCGCCGCAGCGGGGGGAGCGCTGCTCGTTTCGGACGCACTCTTCACAGCACAGTGGATTTCCGACAAGCTGATACCTTTGCTGGCGGATCCTGCCGCTTTGGAGGCGATGTCGGCGGCCTCCGCGGCCCGCGGCATCAGGGACGCGGACCGGCAGATGGCCGAATTCATTCTCGAAGCTAACGTGAGGTCACGCGCATGA
- a CDS encoding DivIVA domain-containing protein yields the protein MALTPEDVVNKRFQPTKFREGYDQDEVDDFLDEIVVELRRLTAENEDLRRQLADCVAGNSSESSVPAPVSAAAKTDQVTQPVKDEKKPEPVKAEEPKAPAAKAEEPKVEAPAPAAAAPAAAAAPAAAVSNTETAAGILAMAQKMHDDYVGAGVEQRDKIIAEAQIEASGLVSEAQDKSRKILSNLEQQKAVLERKVEQLRGFERDYRSRLKAYIEGQLRDLDARGSVASETADA from the coding sequence ATGGCTCTGACGCCAGAAGATGTTGTCAATAAGCGGTTCCAGCCGACCAAGTTCCGTGAGGGCTACGACCAGGACGAGGTTGACGATTTCCTTGATGAGATCGTTGTTGAGCTTCGCCGCCTGACCGCGGAGAACGAAGACCTGCGCCGGCAGCTTGCAGATTGCGTTGCCGGAAACAGCAGCGAAAGCTCCGTTCCGGCCCCGGTCTCCGCCGCTGCCAAGACCGACCAGGTCACGCAGCCGGTGAAGGACGAAAAGAAGCCCGAGCCGGTCAAGGCCGAAGAGCCCAAGGCTCCCGCCGCCAAGGCTGAAGAGCCCAAGGTTGAGGCGCCGGCTCCTGCCGCTGCCGCTCCCGCCGCTGCTGCTGCGCCTGCCGCGGCAGTCAGCAACACCGAGACGGCCGCCGGCATCCTGGCCATGGCCCAGAAGATGCACGACGACTACGTCGGTGCCGGTGTTGAGCAGCGCGACAAGATCATTGCCGAGGCACAGATCGAAGCCAGCGGCCTTGTCAGCGAAGCACAGGACAAGAGCCGCAAGATCCTCAGCAACCTGGAACAGCAGAAGGCTGTCCTGGAGCGCAAGGTCGAGCAGCTGCGCGGTTTCGAGCGCGACTACCGTTCACGCCTGAAGGCTTACATCGAAGGCCAGCTGCGGGACCTCGACGCCCGCGGATCGGTTGCTTCGGAGACCGCTGACGCGTAA
- a CDS encoding cell division protein FtsQ/DivIB, producing the protein MGSRKPRRPAVDTGRTGPSARSADNVRRAGGHGSDSVRRPGGPHRGAERSSFHGATGAAPRSGAGTGGDGGSDAVTATVLAFPEPPVRRRRRWVLTTVISAVVILGAFFAFLFFSPALALKTVTVQGNSLLTTDEVHRALQPLMGKPLTTISEDDVAALLADRPEVAGVDVVAEPPSEIVVTIAERVPVAVLQSGDAFLLIDDEGREIGTAANRAEARLPLIDGGTEAVNSAVFSTVTSVLSVLPEGVLTQLDHASASSVDSVQLQLLNGQQVFWGSAESSVAKARALEALLQMPPNDPPIKVFDVSTPTAPVTR; encoded by the coding sequence GTGGGTAGCAGGAAACCCCGCAGGCCGGCAGTGGATACCGGACGGACCGGACCGTCAGCGCGCAGCGCGGACAACGTCCGCCGGGCCGGCGGCCACGGCAGTGATTCCGTTCGCCGGCCCGGCGGCCCGCACCGCGGCGCCGAGCGGTCCTCCTTCCACGGCGCAACCGGTGCAGCTCCCCGTTCGGGCGCGGGCACCGGCGGTGATGGCGGCAGCGACGCGGTCACGGCCACGGTCCTGGCTTTTCCGGAGCCGCCCGTCCGGCGGCGCCGGCGGTGGGTGCTGACCACGGTTATTTCCGCAGTGGTGATCCTTGGCGCGTTTTTCGCCTTCCTGTTTTTCTCGCCGGCCCTGGCGCTGAAGACGGTCACGGTGCAGGGTAATTCCCTGCTCACCACCGATGAGGTGCACCGGGCCCTGCAGCCGCTGATGGGCAAGCCGCTGACCACAATTTCCGAGGACGACGTCGCGGCGCTGCTGGCGGACAGGCCCGAAGTTGCGGGCGTGGACGTAGTGGCCGAGCCTCCCTCGGAAATCGTGGTGACCATTGCCGAGCGGGTACCGGTGGCCGTGCTGCAGAGCGGCGACGCGTTCCTGCTGATTGATGATGAGGGCCGGGAGATCGGAACCGCCGCCAACCGGGCCGAGGCCCGCCTGCCCCTCATCGACGGAGGCACTGAAGCGGTGAACAGCGCTGTCTTCAGCACTGTCACCTCCGTTTTGTCGGTCCTGCCGGAGGGTGTGCTGACGCAGCTGGACCATGCCTCGGCATCCTCGGTGGATTCGGTTCAGCTGCAGCTGCTCAACGGGCAGCAGGTATTCTGGGGGAGCGCCGAATCCAGTGTGGCCAAGGCGCGCGCCCTGGAAGCGCTGCTGCAGATGCCGCCCAACGATCCGCCGATCAAGGTGTTTGACGTCAGCACCCCCACGGCGCCCGTAACGCGGTGA